One segment of Fibrobacter sp. UWB10 DNA contains the following:
- a CDS encoding homoserine O-acetyltransferase, whose protein sequence is MSEFLHKNSVGPVVPQTFEKDYGEQGFMLECGKTLPALTIRYETYGTLNADKSNVVWVCSPLTADAHVAGYYTENDKKPGWWDALIGPGKPVDTDKFFVVCSNILGGCKGTTGPASINPRTGKPYGSTFPMITIGDMVNAQRELAKGLGIDQLCCVIGGSMGGFQAMKWAIYYPDLVRRCIVIASSPRFSSQALGFEIVARDVITQDPNFNGGDYYESAHPDVGLSNARKLAHITYLSAVGMEQKFKRAQDQESRNHAVTYSTPFDLNLPLESYLRYQGAKFVDRFDANSYLHIAHATDSFDLETEYGSLEAAFKDVKAEFLNVNLSTDWLFPPHESRRITSALLNAGKVVTSLELDTQFGHDGFLIEVGDLGKAVGRFLDSKIIPTSTDTQVMPVFHDTEDFDYIGSLVKENSKVLDLGCGNGELLDFLNKKKHVEVLGIERNFKSIMDCLENDVPVIQRDLDESGISDFKDNSFDYAIINRTIQEIRDPVALLNELLRVAKRAIVTFPNFGHWTTRGSLMLRGRMPKSKELPYEWYDTPNIRVLTLKDFYTLCEKEGLKVETIHYQNEHKFSKFLTAIGLTTFGAEHVIAMVSKKSQT, encoded by the coding sequence ATGAGTGAATTTTTGCATAAAAACAGCGTCGGCCCCGTAGTTCCCCAGACTTTCGAAAAAGATTATGGCGAACAGGGCTTCATGCTGGAGTGTGGTAAGACACTCCCGGCGCTGACTATCCGTTACGAAACGTACGGAACACTGAACGCAGACAAGAGCAACGTAGTCTGGGTGTGTTCCCCGTTAACGGCCGATGCCCACGTAGCCGGATACTATACCGAAAACGACAAGAAACCCGGTTGGTGGGACGCCTTGATTGGCCCCGGAAAACCGGTCGACACAGACAAATTCTTTGTCGTGTGCAGTAACATTTTGGGTGGTTGCAAAGGCACAACTGGCCCCGCCTCCATTAACCCGCGCACCGGCAAGCCTTACGGCAGCACCTTCCCGATGATTACCATCGGCGACATGGTGAACGCCCAGCGTGAACTCGCCAAGGGACTCGGCATCGATCAGCTCTGCTGCGTAATCGGTGGTTCCATGGGTGGTTTCCAAGCCATGAAATGGGCCATTTACTACCCGGACCTTGTACGCCGTTGCATTGTGATTGCAAGCTCTCCGCGTTTCAGCAGTCAGGCCCTCGGTTTTGAAATCGTCGCCCGCGATGTGATTACTCAAGACCCGAACTTCAACGGTGGCGACTACTACGAATCCGCCCACCCCGATGTCGGCCTTTCGAACGCCCGCAAACTCGCCCACATTACCTATCTCAGCGCTGTGGGCATGGAACAAAAGTTCAAGCGCGCACAAGACCAGGAAAGCCGCAACCACGCAGTCACCTACAGCACGCCTTTCGATCTAAATCTTCCGCTCGAAAGCTACCTGCGTTATCAGGGTGCCAAATTCGTGGACCGCTTCGACGCCAACAGCTACCTGCACATTGCACACGCTACCGACAGTTTCGATCTCGAAACGGAATACGGTTCTTTAGAGGCCGCATTCAAAGACGTGAAGGCGGAATTCCTGAACGTGAATCTCAGCACCGACTGGCTTTTCCCGCCGCATGAATCACGCCGTATTACAAGCGCACTCTTGAATGCCGGCAAGGTCGTTACGAGCCTCGAACTCGACACGCAATTCGGTCACGACGGCTTCCTTATCGAAGTCGGCGACCTCGGAAAGGCCGTGGGCCGTTTCCTCGACAGCAAAATTATTCCGACCTCGACCGATACGCAGGTCATGCCGGTATTCCATGACACCGAAGACTTCGACTACATCGGAAGCCTCGTCAAGGAAAACAGCAAGGTGCTTGACCTCGGCTGCGGTAACGGCGAACTGCTCGACTTTTTGAACAAGAAAAAGCATGTTGAAGTTCTCGGCATCGAACGCAACTTCAAGAGCATCATGGATTGCCTTGAAAACGATGTGCCCGTGATCCAACGCGACCTCGACGAAAGTGGAATCAGCGACTTCAAAGACAATAGCTTCGACTATGCGATTATCAACCGCACCATTCAAGAAATCCGCGACCCGGTCGCCCTCTTGAACGAGCTCTTGCGTGTGGCCAAGCGCGCCATCGTGACCTTCCCGAATTTCGGCCACTGGACAACTCGCGGAAGCCTGATGCTGCGCGGTCGCATGCCGAAGTCCAAGGAATTGCCTTACGAATGGTATGACACGCCGAACATCCGTGTGCTCACGCTCAAAGATTTCTATACTCTTTGTGAAAAGGAAGGCCTGAAGGTCGAAACCATTCATTACCAGAACGAACACAAGTTCAGCAAGTTCCTGACGGCTATTGGCCTCACGACCTTCGGCGCTGAACACGTGATTGCTATGGTGAGCAAAAAGTCCCAAACGTAA
- a CDS encoding NAD(P)/FAD-dependent oxidoreductase: MTDMLILGYGPAGISAALYGLRAGLSVQLIGKDGGALAKAHMIQNYYGLEKPLSGEQLLEVGHKQAMALGAKIIDDEITDLMFDGQGFSAKGLVGEYHGKVCIMATGAARNKHPVAGMAELEGHGVSYCAVCDAFFYRQKNVAVLGSGEYALHEVQELLSIVKSVTLLTNGAALSTSFPPSVRIENRHLQSLVGEGQFKGVHYEDGSEEQFDGLFVALGSANATDLAKKAGAGFDGPTLVLDKDFQTTLPGLFAAGDCTGGTLQVAVAVGEGAKAGLAAIKYIREHRA, from the coding sequence ATGACAGATATGCTGATTTTGGGCTACGGCCCCGCAGGTATTTCGGCCGCGCTCTATGGTTTGAGAGCAGGTCTTTCTGTCCAATTGATTGGTAAAGACGGCGGTGCACTCGCCAAAGCCCACATGATTCAGAACTACTACGGACTTGAAAAGCCCCTTTCGGGCGAACAACTCTTGGAAGTGGGCCACAAGCAGGCAATGGCCCTTGGCGCGAAAATTATCGACGACGAAATCACCGACCTCATGTTCGATGGTCAGGGCTTCTCGGCAAAAGGTCTAGTGGGCGAATACCACGGAAAAGTTTGCATCATGGCTACAGGGGCCGCCCGCAACAAGCACCCGGTGGCCGGCATGGCAGAACTCGAAGGCCATGGCGTAAGCTATTGCGCCGTTTGCGACGCCTTCTTCTACCGCCAGAAAAACGTAGCGGTTCTTGGAAGCGGCGAATACGCCCTCCACGAAGTCCAAGAGCTTTTGTCTATCGTCAAGAGCGTCACGCTCCTTACAAACGGAGCAGCCTTGTCCACCTCGTTCCCGCCCAGCGTCCGCATCGAAAATCGCCACCTGCAATCCTTGGTTGGCGAAGGCCAGTTCAAGGGAGTGCATTACGAAGACGGCTCCGAAGAACAATTCGACGGACTCTTTGTCGCTCTCGGAAGCGCAAACGCTACAGATCTTGCCAAGAAGGCCGGTGCAGGCTTTGACGGTCCCACGCTGGTTCTCGACAAAGATTTCCAAACGACACTTCCAGGCCTTTTCGCTGCAGGCGACTGCACCGGAGGCACACTCCAAGTTGCCGTTGCTGTTGGCGAAGGCGCCAAGGCAGGACTCGCCGCCATCAAGTATATCAGGGAGCATAGGGCCTAG
- a CDS encoding FISUMP domain-containing protein, giving the protein MNKLNYMVRPVVLAGVFASAMIFSACEDVRVENYPSGKVRIETTYVKDKKEGPEKEYYENGNVKREANYVNDRREGVVKEYYEDGIPEAEYNYVDGYIEGTVIRYHKNGKVASKAEYKQNKQIAFGEYFDESGEPATSGSYKDPRDGYAYEWIRIGSQLWTAENMNYGTASGSLCSQCNHWGRLYNFENAKKACLEGFHMPTKQEWNELLAFAGKEKPVGVVLKAGYGWDPIKGTNNYGNGKDELGFGAKAGGAHFAKSDVPLKERKFEAAGQKAFFWTAEGEVLVFFHDKDIAKFEKFNPEYGASLRCIKD; this is encoded by the coding sequence ATGAACAAATTAAATTACATGGTGCGTCCGGTGGTTCTTGCGGGCGTATTCGCTTCTGCCATGATTTTTAGTGCGTGCGAAGACGTGCGCGTTGAAAATTACCCCAGTGGAAAAGTCCGTATCGAGACAACCTATGTCAAAGACAAGAAGGAAGGCCCCGAAAAGGAATACTACGAAAACGGTAACGTAAAGCGCGAAGCCAATTACGTGAACGATCGCCGCGAAGGGGTTGTCAAGGAATATTATGAAGACGGTATTCCCGAAGCGGAATACAATTATGTCGATGGCTATATCGAAGGTACGGTGATTCGCTACCACAAGAATGGCAAGGTTGCGTCTAAGGCTGAATACAAGCAGAACAAGCAGATTGCATTCGGCGAATATTTCGATGAATCGGGCGAACCGGCTACGAGTGGTTCTTACAAGGATCCGCGCGATGGCTATGCTTACGAATGGATTCGTATTGGCTCGCAACTTTGGACGGCCGAAAACATGAATTACGGCACGGCGTCGGGTTCGCTTTGCTCGCAGTGCAATCACTGGGGCCGTCTCTACAATTTTGAAAACGCCAAGAAGGCTTGCCTTGAAGGCTTCCACATGCCGACTAAGCAGGAATGGAATGAATTGCTTGCCTTTGCAGGTAAGGAAAAGCCGGTGGGCGTTGTGCTGAAGGCTGGCTACGGCTGGGATCCAATCAAGGGTACCAACAATTACGGCAACGGAAAGGATGAACTTGGATTCGGTGCCAAGGCCGGTGGTGCACACTTTGCTAAGAGCGATGTCCCGCTGAAGGAACGCAAGTTCGAAGCTGCTGGTCAGAAGGCTTTCTTCTGGACGGCTGAAGGCGAAGTGCTGGTGTTCTTCCACGACAAGGATATCGCCAAGTTCGAAAAGTTCAATCCGGAATACGGCGCAAGCTTGCGTTGCATTAAGGATTAA
- the hisF gene encoding imidazole glycerol phosphate synthase subunit HisF has product MLTKRLIVCLDVRNRKVTKGVKFKGNIDIGDPVEMGAQYSADGVDELVFYDITASAENRPCDMEMIRQIAHRVFIPFAVGGGIRNLDDMHEALLAGAEKVSVNSLAVLHPEIIAEGAKAFGRQCVVLGMDAKFVGVSDKFKSGYEVYIRGGRQAMGIDAVEWAKKAEDLGVGEICLNAIDTDGVRNGYELNITDQVARAVQVPVIASGGAGTPAHIVDLFRKTSADAALVASMVHFGDYTVPGIKKEMLAAGIPVRKKMNGEV; this is encoded by the coding sequence ATGCTGACTAAACGATTGATTGTATGTCTTGATGTCCGCAACCGCAAGGTGACGAAGGGCGTCAAGTTTAAGGGTAATATCGATATCGGTGACCCAGTTGAAATGGGTGCGCAGTATAGCGCTGACGGTGTCGATGAATTAGTTTTTTATGATATTACGGCCAGTGCCGAAAATCGTCCGTGCGATATGGAAATGATTCGCCAGATTGCTCACCGTGTTTTTATTCCGTTTGCGGTGGGAGGCGGTATTCGTAATTTGGACGATATGCACGAAGCCCTTTTGGCTGGAGCCGAAAAGGTGAGCGTGAACAGCCTTGCCGTGTTGCACCCTGAAATTATTGCCGAAGGCGCGAAGGCCTTTGGTCGCCAGTGTGTGGTCTTGGGCATGGATGCCAAGTTCGTTGGCGTTTCGGACAAGTTCAAGAGCGGCTACGAAGTGTATATTCGTGGCGGTCGCCAGGCGATGGGCATCGATGCCGTGGAATGGGCCAAGAAGGCCGAGGACTTGGGCGTTGGTGAAATTTGCCTGAACGCAATCGATACCGACGGCGTTCGTAATGGTTATGAATTGAATATTACGGACCAGGTGGCACGTGCGGTGCAGGTGCCGGTGATTGCTAGCGGTGGTGCCGGAACTCCGGCTCACATTGTGGACTTGTTCCGCAAGACTTCTGCCGATGCAGCGCTGGTGGCCTCGATGGTTCACTTTGGCGATTACACCGTGCCTGGAATCAAGAAAGAAATGCTTGCCGCGGGGATCCCGGTGCGCAAGAAAATGAACGGCGAGGTGTAG
- a CDS encoding RNA methyltransferase: MEFFDYYEKLFGDRWPALLESLKGEGCAMELRFGEGLEPYFLDEASVFAAKALGVEPGDDVLDMCAAPGGKTLVIASQLKGEGSLQSNDRSPDRRLRLQHVIENSLPENWRSVIKVTGYDGMKFGLHKKECFDKVLLDAPCSSDRHVLNSPAHLEVWSAKRVKRLSVEQGALLASAVDALKPGGTVIYGTCALSPMENDDVVKKILKKRPAMRFEMIENLLPGADRTELGVHILPDRSGGRGPIYCAKLVKQK; this comes from the coding sequence ATGGAATTTTTCGACTACTACGAGAAGCTTTTTGGTGACCGTTGGCCGGCCTTGTTGGAATCCCTGAAGGGAGAAGGCTGTGCAATGGAATTGCGTTTTGGTGAAGGCTTGGAACCATATTTTTTGGATGAGGCTTCGGTCTTTGCGGCGAAAGCTCTTGGTGTAGAACCGGGTGACGATGTGCTTGACATGTGTGCGGCACCGGGTGGAAAGACTCTCGTGATTGCGTCTCAGCTTAAAGGCGAAGGGTCTTTGCAGAGCAACGACCGTTCGCCGGATCGCCGCTTGAGGCTCCAGCATGTGATTGAAAATTCTTTGCCCGAAAACTGGCGTTCCGTGATTAAGGTGACGGGTTACGACGGCATGAAGTTTGGACTTCATAAGAAAGAATGCTTTGACAAGGTTTTGTTGGATGCGCCTTGTTCTTCGGATCGTCATGTGCTGAATTCGCCGGCACATTTGGAAGTGTGGTCTGCAAAGCGTGTGAAAAGGCTTTCGGTAGAGCAGGGGGCGCTCTTGGCTTCGGCTGTAGATGCCTTGAAACCGGGTGGAACCGTTATTTATGGCACTTGTGCGCTTTCTCCGATGGAAAATGACGATGTCGTCAAGAAAATCCTGAAAAAAAGGCCTGCCATGCGCTTCGAAATGATTGAAAATCTGCTTCCTGGCGCGGACCGTACCGAATTAGGCGTCCATATTCTGCCGGATCGCTCCGGTGGACGCGGCCCGATTTATTGTGCAAAGCTCGTGAAGCAAAAATAG
- a CDS encoding YicC/YloC family endoribonuclease — protein sequence MAILSMTGFGKSESMYQGASCVIEVRSVNNRFLDISCKLPKNLAYLENSFKNQIKDKLVRGSVIFSVTLGAGTGGNIPVSYNDAAIKKFVEITHAMQLKYHIAGDIQLEHILALPEVLQFTDADADSDALEKHLAAELDKALDQVNEMRAKEGANLARDLEGRVNHLNAVLDKIEVLDPQRIEVWKDKFKERINVLLKDSEIDDVRLLQEACIMADKLDIHEEITRFRSHNKLFLNALKEGGAQGKNLGFILQEMGREANTLGTKCQSADIAALAIELKNEVECIREQSLNIA from the coding sequence ATGGCTATTTTATCGATGACGGGGTTTGGGAAGAGCGAGTCCATGTACCAGGGCGCAAGTTGCGTGATTGAAGTCCGCAGCGTGAATAACCGCTTTCTGGATATCTCTTGCAAGTTGCCCAAGAACCTGGCCTACCTCGAAAATAGTTTCAAGAACCAGATTAAGGATAAGCTGGTCCGCGGTTCGGTCATCTTTAGCGTAACGCTTGGCGCAGGCACGGGCGGAAACATTCCCGTTTCCTACAACGACGCCGCCATCAAAAAGTTTGTCGAAATCACGCACGCCATGCAGCTGAAATACCACATTGCAGGCGACATCCAGCTGGAACATATTCTGGCCCTCCCCGAAGTTTTGCAATTCACCGATGCCGACGCCGACTCCGACGCGCTTGAAAAGCACCTCGCTGCCGAACTCGACAAGGCTCTCGATCAGGTGAACGAAATGCGTGCCAAGGAAGGCGCCAACCTCGCCCGCGATCTCGAAGGCCGCGTGAATCACTTGAACGCCGTTCTCGACAAGATTGAAGTTCTTGACCCGCAGCGCATCGAAGTCTGGAAAGACAAGTTCAAGGAACGCATCAACGTGCTCTTGAAGGATAGCGAAATCGACGACGTCCGCCTGCTGCAGGAAGCCTGCATCATGGCAGACAAACTCGACATCCACGAAGAAATCACGCGCTTCCGCAGTCACAACAAGCTTTTCTTGAACGCCCTCAAGGAAGGCGGCGCTCAAGGCAAGAACCTCGGATTCATTCTGCAAGAAATGGGCCGCGAAGCCAACACCCTCGGCACAAAGTGCCAGAGTGCCGACATCGCCGCCCTTGCTATCGAGCTCAAGAACGAAGTCGAATGTATCCGCGAACAGAGCCTCAACATCGCTTAA
- a CDS encoding TldD/PmbA family protein, protein MNTSVAVKIFEAGKSAGADFVEIFEEETRSSTLGLKSSQIESATAGTEYGIGIRLIYGTEVLYGFTSDDSEEALVKLVKTLAFGRIAQMSKAPIEFAPEKRVADYNVAAFKDPRVLGQAVKQDFLFRADQAARKISDKVVQVGASVTDSCSTISLMNSEGLNLSMNRARLRVNVTVTVSDGTERLTTHEAPGALGGYELLANYSPEDLSTEATERLLRMLSAGYIKGGQMPVVMGNGFGGVIFHEACGHPLETESVRRGASPFCGKIGEAIGQPCLTAIDDGTMDGVWGSLNFDDEGTPTQRTTLIENGILKTYMSDRVGAQEVGIARTGSARRESYKYAPVSRMRNTFIAPGKDSLDSMIASVDNGLYAARMAGGSVNPATGEFNFAVDEGYVIRGGKICEPVRGATLIGKGHEIMPRISMVGSDWELAAGVCGASSGHVPVTVGQPSIKVDQILVGGR, encoded by the coding sequence TTGAACACTTCTGTTGCGGTCAAGATTTTTGAAGCGGGCAAAAGCGCCGGCGCGGACTTTGTTGAAATTTTCGAAGAAGAAACCCGTAGCTCGACGCTCGGGCTGAAGTCTAGTCAGATTGAGTCCGCAACGGCTGGCACCGAGTATGGTATCGGTATCCGTTTAATTTATGGAACCGAGGTGCTCTACGGCTTTACGAGCGATGATTCCGAAGAAGCTCTTGTGAAGCTCGTGAAGACGCTCGCTTTTGGCCGCATCGCCCAAATGAGCAAGGCTCCGATTGAATTTGCGCCTGAAAAGCGCGTGGCCGATTACAATGTCGCCGCATTCAAGGATCCCCGCGTTCTAGGCCAGGCGGTCAAGCAGGATTTCTTGTTCCGCGCAGACCAGGCTGCTCGCAAGATTTCGGATAAAGTAGTGCAGGTAGGCGCTTCGGTGACTGATTCTTGCTCTACGATTTCGCTCATGAACAGCGAAGGGCTGAATTTGTCGATGAACCGTGCCCGTTTGCGTGTGAACGTGACGGTGACGGTGTCCGATGGAACTGAAAGACTGACGACACATGAAGCTCCTGGTGCGCTCGGTGGTTATGAACTTTTAGCCAATTATTCGCCCGAGGACTTGTCGACCGAAGCAACGGAACGCTTGTTGCGCATGCTTTCGGCGGGCTACATTAAGGGTGGCCAGATGCCTGTCGTAATGGGCAATGGCTTTGGCGGCGTGATTTTCCATGAAGCTTGCGGACATCCGCTCGAAACGGAATCGGTCCGTCGTGGTGCAAGCCCGTTCTGCGGTAAAATTGGCGAAGCGATTGGTCAGCCTTGTTTGACAGCGATTGACGACGGTACCATGGATGGCGTGTGGGGTAGTCTGAATTTCGATGACGAAGGCACTCCCACTCAGCGCACGACCTTGATTGAAAACGGTATTTTGAAGACTTATATGAGCGACCGCGTGGGCGCCCAGGAAGTCGGAATTGCTCGCACGGGGTCTGCCCGCCGCGAAAGCTACAAGTATGCGCCGGTAAGCCGTATGCGTAATACCTTTATCGCTCCCGGTAAGGATTCGCTCGATTCAATGATTGCAAGTGTCGATAACGGTCTCTATGCTGCTCGCATGGCAGGCGGTTCGGTGAATCCGGCAACAGGCGAATTCAATTTTGCCGTGGACGAAGGCTACGTGATTCGTGGCGGCAAGATTTGTGAACCGGTGCGCGGTGCTACCTTGATTGGCAAGGGTCACGAAATCATGCCCCGCATTAGCATGGTGGGTTCTGACTGGGAATTGGCCGCAGGTGTCTGCGGCGCAAGTTCTGGACATGTACCTGTGACTGTTGGACAGCCTTCTATTAAGGTTGACCAGATTCTGGTCGGTGGCCGCTAA
- the fabV gene encoding enoyl-ACP reductase FabV, producing MVIEPMIRSNMCVNAHPQGCAMDVKRQIEYVQKKRAERGTLKDAPETVLVLGCSTGYGLASRISAAFEFGAATIGVSFEKEGTDEPRQKSGTPGWYNNMAFDKFAHEAGLEAVTFNGDAFSHEMRKNVIDTLNKMGRKVDLLVYSVASSVRVDPDNGTLYRSVLKPIGETFSGATIDCMTGKISTISAEPANEEEMANTVKVMGGEDWALWIRQLKAAGVLAEGVKTVAYSYIGPALSHAIYRDGTIGGAKKHLEATARELDAELQKELKGEAYVSVNKGLVTRSSAVIPIIPLYLSVLFKVMKEQGSHEGCIEQMERLMNERLYTGSAVPTDENHLIRIDDWELDPKVQEEVNKRMATITQENLAQVGDLEGYRHDFLATNGFDIEGVDYSADVKSVETI from the coding sequence ATGGTAATTGAACCGATGATCCGCAGCAATATGTGCGTGAATGCCCACCCTCAGGGTTGCGCCATGGATGTGAAGCGCCAAATTGAATACGTACAAAAGAAGCGCGCTGAACGCGGAACCCTGAAAGATGCTCCGGAAACGGTTCTTGTGCTTGGTTGCTCGACAGGTTATGGACTTGCTAGCCGAATTTCTGCAGCCTTTGAATTTGGTGCAGCAACAATCGGCGTGTCGTTTGAAAAAGAAGGTACTGATGAACCTCGCCAGAAATCGGGTACACCTGGCTGGTATAACAACATGGCTTTTGACAAGTTCGCTCATGAAGCAGGCCTCGAAGCGGTAACGTTTAATGGCGATGCATTCTCCCATGAAATGCGCAAGAACGTGATTGATACGTTGAACAAGATGGGTCGTAAGGTCGATTTGTTGGTATATAGCGTGGCATCGAGCGTGCGCGTGGATCCGGACAACGGAACGCTTTATCGTAGCGTGTTGAAGCCGATTGGCGAAACCTTCTCGGGTGCAACGATTGACTGCATGACCGGTAAAATCAGCACAATTAGCGCAGAGCCCGCCAACGAAGAAGAAATGGCAAACACCGTGAAGGTGATGGGTGGCGAAGATTGGGCTCTTTGGATTCGTCAGCTTAAGGCTGCTGGCGTGCTTGCCGAAGGTGTAAAGACGGTTGCCTATTCTTACATTGGCCCGGCTTTGTCGCATGCGATTTACCGCGACGGTACGATTGGTGGCGCCAAGAAGCACTTGGAAGCAACTGCTAGGGAACTTGACGCAGAACTTCAGAAGGAATTAAAGGGCGAAGCCTATGTGTCGGTGAATAAGGGCTTGGTCACGCGCTCTAGTGCCGTGATTCCTATTATCCCGCTGTACCTTTCGGTGCTCTTTAAGGTGATGAAGGAACAGGGTAGTCACGAAGGTTGCATTGAACAGATGGAACGCTTGATGAACGAACGTCTTTATACGGGTAGTGCTGTTCCGACGGATGAAAACCACCTGATTCGTATTGACGATTGGGAATTGGACCCGAAGGTGCAAGAAGAAGTGAACAAGCGCATGGCGACCATCACGCAGGAAAATCTTGCTCAGGTGGGCGACTTGGAAGGCTACCGTCACGACTTCTTGGCAACCAATGGTTTTGACATCGAAGGCGTAGATTACAGCGCCGACGTGAAGAGCGTCGAGACGATTTAA
- a CDS encoding glycosyl hydrolase family 8 — protein MERLTPRDMFVEAGYGPNFANQLIQNAYSKLFEGDPIDERVCFDASENMSYIIDIGHDDIRSEGMSYGMYITALTGHERQFDKLWNFTKRYLRNDDGPHVGYFAWQVSTTDFSKMDPGAAPDGEEYFAMALLIAAEKFNRPDLKDEAVGLINWMRNKPNNGIVGPMIDPERNLVKFSPVLGNDFTDPSYNTIAFYRAFAEATGDERWYTTVEKSLEYIQKAAHPVTGLCSEYSEYDGTPKATPWYPESDCFSGDAWRVAMNLSLDYALFRGHECEKQICEKLLNYFNGKRPYLADYAIDGGDFPRPGRNATPGVIAMNAAATQVLPTDDPRIKPFVKDLAALSVPYRFWRYYDGMLYMLGLLATAGKIRI, from the coding sequence ATGGAACGACTGACACCGCGTGATATGTTTGTTGAAGCCGGCTATGGGCCGAACTTTGCTAATCAGCTTATACAAAATGCCTATAGCAAGCTATTTGAAGGAGACCCGATCGACGAACGAGTTTGCTTTGATGCTTCTGAAAACATGAGCTATATCATTGATATCGGTCATGACGATATCCGCTCTGAAGGCATGAGCTACGGCATGTATATTACGGCGCTCACGGGCCATGAACGTCAGTTCGACAAACTTTGGAATTTTACCAAGCGTTATCTGAGAAATGATGACGGCCCGCATGTGGGTTACTTTGCCTGGCAGGTTTCGACAACGGACTTTAGCAAGATGGATCCGGGGGCTGCTCCCGATGGCGAAGAATACTTTGCCATGGCTCTTTTGATTGCGGCTGAAAAGTTCAATCGTCCTGACCTCAAAGACGAGGCCGTGGGACTGATTAACTGGATGCGCAATAAGCCGAATAATGGAATTGTGGGCCCGATGATTGACCCTGAACGCAACTTGGTGAAGTTCTCTCCTGTATTGGGCAACGATTTTACGGACCCGAGCTACAACACCATTGCCTTCTACCGCGCTTTTGCCGAAGCAACCGGAGATGAAAGATGGTATACGACTGTAGAAAAAAGCCTTGAATACATTCAAAAGGCGGCCCACCCGGTAACGGGTCTTTGCAGCGAATATTCCGAATACGATGGAACTCCGAAGGCAACGCCTTGGTACCCCGAAAGTGATTGCTTTAGTGGTGATGCTTGGCGTGTGGCTATGAACTTGAGCTTGGACTATGCGTTGTTCCGCGGACACGAATGTGAAAAGCAAATCTGCGAAAAGCTTTTGAACTACTTTAACGGCAAGCGCCCCTACTTGGCAGATTACGCTATTGATGGTGGCGACTTTCCGCGCCCAGGCCGTAATGCGACCCCGGGTGTGATTGCAATGAATGCGGCTGCAACTCAGGTGTTGCCGACGGACGATCCGCGCATCAAACCGTTTGTGAAGGATTTGGCAGCGCTTTCTGTGCCATACCGTTTCTGGCGCTATTACGATGGCATGCTTTACATGCTTGGACTCCTTGCAACCGCAGGTAAAATCCGAATTTAA
- the trxA gene encoding thioredoxin: MPAIHLTAENFDSVISSGQLVFVDFWATWCRPCMMMGPVIDELADEYDGRAIIAKINVDDAGVGDICTRFGITNIPNMKLFKNGVEVGNVVGAVPKATVKGVIDRNL; this comes from the coding sequence ATGCCAGCAATTCATTTGACTGCTGAAAACTTTGATTCGGTGATTTCCTCGGGCCAGTTGGTCTTTGTTGACTTCTGGGCAACTTGGTGCCGTCCGTGCATGATGATGGGCCCCGTGATCGATGAACTTGCCGATGAATACGATGGTCGAGCAATTATTGCGAAGATAAATGTGGATGATGCCGGTGTAGGTGATATCTGCACCCGCTTTGGAATCACGAACATTCCTAACATGAAACTCTTTAAGAATGGAGTCGAAGTGGGCAATGTGGTGGGAGCCGTACCGAAGGCTACCGTTAAAGGCGTTATCGACCGCAATCTGTAA